One window of the Pseudomonas lurida genome contains the following:
- a CDS encoding ANTAR domain-containing protein — protein MPNKALTILIADEQHLQRLHIEKMLNRLGYYRIVPVQTLEEVQLLTAIPAQPFDVLIINAGLAVHTGGPQPEAHHVLVYDHLDLDPHAPADATAAVRVRLPGVPDNVNLEHFMDIIDPPAASTGLRVLPWLRELSRTPVARV, from the coding sequence ATGCCAAACAAAGCACTGACCATCCTGATTGCCGATGAGCAACATCTGCAACGCCTGCACATCGAGAAAATGCTCAACCGGTTGGGTTATTACCGGATCGTCCCGGTGCAAACCCTAGAAGAGGTCCAGCTGCTCACCGCCATCCCGGCCCAGCCCTTTGATGTGTTGATCATCAACGCAGGGCTGGCGGTCCATACAGGCGGGCCTCAGCCCGAGGCGCACCATGTGCTGGTCTATGATCACCTTGACCTGGACCCGCACGCACCCGCCGACGCAACGGCGGCGGTGCGGGTGCGGTTGCCCGGCGTGCCGGACAACGTCAATCTGGAACACTTCATGGACATCATCGACCCACCCGCAGCCTCCACCGGCCTGCGGGTCTTGCCGTGGCTGCGGGAGTTATCCCGCACGCCTGTGGCACGGGTTTAA
- the dkgB gene encoding 2,5-didehydrogluconate reductase DkgB, which yields MSIATQNVPAFGLGTFRLQGQVVIDSVSTGLELGYRVIDTAQIYENEADVGQAIADSGIPRDELFITSKIWIANFAEGQLIPSLRESLRKLKTDYLDLTLIHWPSPEDQVPVAEFMGQLMEAKRLGLTRQIGISNFTVDLMKQAIAAVGAEHIATNQIELHPYLQNRKVVDFATANGIQITSYMTLAYGEVLKDPVIQQIAERHQATPAQVTLAWAMQLGYAVIPSSTKRANLESNLKALQLSLSAADMAQIAELERGHRLTSPKGIAPTWD from the coding sequence ATGTCTATCGCTACGCAAAACGTTCCGGCCTTTGGCCTCGGCACCTTCCGCCTGCAAGGCCAAGTGGTGATCGATTCCGTCAGCACCGGCCTGGAGCTGGGCTACCGCGTGATCGACACCGCGCAGATCTACGAGAACGAAGCAGACGTCGGCCAGGCCATTGCCGACAGTGGCATCCCGCGCGATGAGTTGTTCATCACCAGCAAGATCTGGATCGCCAACTTCGCCGAAGGCCAGTTGATCCCGAGCCTGCGCGAAAGCCTGCGCAAACTTAAAACCGACTATCTGGACTTGACCCTGATCCACTGGCCGTCACCGGAAGACCAGGTGCCTGTGGCCGAATTCATGGGCCAATTGATGGAAGCCAAGCGCCTGGGCCTAACCCGCCAGATCGGCATTTCCAACTTCACCGTCGACCTGATGAAACAGGCGATTGCAGCCGTTGGGGCCGAGCACATCGCCACCAACCAGATCGAACTGCACCCCTACCTGCAAAACCGCAAGGTCGTGGACTTTGCCACTGCCAACGGTATCCAGATCACGTCCTACATGACCCTGGCCTACGGCGAAGTGCTGAAGGACCCGGTGATCCAGCAAATCGCCGAACGCCATCAGGCCACCCCGGCGCAAGTGACGCTGGCCTGGGCCATGCAGTTGGGCTACGCGGTCATCCCATCGTCAACCAAACGCGCCAACCTAGAGAGTAACCTCAAGGCACTGCAACTGAGCTTGAGCGCTGCCGACATGGCGCAGATTGCCGAGCTGGAACGCGGCCATCGCCTGACAAGCCCCAAGGGTATCGCCCCCACGTGGGATTAA
- a CDS encoding TetR family transcriptional regulator C-terminal domain-containing protein, translating into MTQESRFSRMEPQERKATLVQATLTCLKRDGFQGASIRKISAEAGVSVGLISHHYSGKDELVAEAYRTITDQVMSLLRETMAKAPPNPRERLSALFRGSFSAELLDPHLLDAWLVFWGAVKTAPAINLAHEHSYGEYRTIMRSALTDMAVQEGWKHFDADLAAIGLSALLDGLWLESGLNPGTFTPEQGIQICEAWVDGLQAGGRQRFQVKP; encoded by the coding sequence ATGACCCAGGAATCCCGTTTTTCCAGGATGGAGCCGCAAGAGCGCAAGGCCACGCTGGTCCAGGCTACGCTGACGTGCCTCAAGCGTGATGGGTTCCAGGGCGCGTCGATCCGCAAGATCAGCGCCGAGGCCGGGGTGTCCGTGGGGCTGATCAGCCACCACTATTCGGGCAAGGACGAGTTGGTGGCCGAGGCCTATCGCACCATCACCGACCAGGTCATGAGCCTGCTGCGCGAGACCATGGCCAAGGCGCCGCCAAACCCTCGGGAGCGCCTGTCGGCGTTGTTCCGTGGCTCGTTTTCCGCCGAATTGCTCGACCCGCACCTGTTGGACGCCTGGCTGGTGTTCTGGGGCGCCGTGAAGACGGCACCGGCGATCAACCTGGCGCACGAGCACTCCTACGGCGAGTACCGCACCATCATGCGTTCAGCCCTGACCGACATGGCCGTGCAGGAGGGCTGGAAGCACTTCGACGCCGACCTCGCCGCCATCGGCTTGAGCGCATTGCTCGATGGGTTGTGGCTGGAGTCGGGGCTCAACCCCGGCACGTTCACGCCCGAGCAGGGCATCCAGATCTGCGAGGCCTGGGTGGACGGCCTGCAGGCGGGCGGTCGCCAGCGTTTCCAAGTCAAACCCTGA
- a CDS encoding enoyl-CoA hydratase/isomerase family protein: MTTDSPVLSQVQAGVAWITLNRGPQRNALDIPTLKHLHTLLDAFSTDEAVRVVVLTGNGRSFCAGADLAEWADAEARGALETYGWTDTAHALMTRLHTLDKPTIAAINGTAVGAGMDLALCCDLRIAAQSARFKAGYTSMAYSPDAGASWHLPRLIGSEQAKRLLFLDELWSADRALAAGLVGEVVADEQLHAQATDLATRLANGPTFAFAQAKTLIREGADRSLPEQLQAELAAGLLCGRSADGAEALRASMEKRLPNFCGK; encoded by the coding sequence ATGACGACCGATTCGCCCGTGCTCAGTCAGGTACAAGCAGGCGTTGCCTGGATCACTCTCAACCGTGGCCCGCAGCGCAATGCCTTGGACATTCCCACCCTCAAGCACCTGCACACCTTGCTCGATGCCTTCAGTACTGACGAGGCAGTGCGCGTGGTGGTATTGACCGGCAACGGTCGCAGCTTCTGCGCCGGTGCAGACCTGGCGGAGTGGGCCGACGCCGAAGCCCGTGGAGCCCTCGAAACCTACGGCTGGACCGACACTGCCCACGCCCTGATGACCCGCCTGCACACCCTCGATAAGCCCACGATTGCCGCGATCAATGGCACTGCCGTCGGCGCGGGCATGGACCTGGCGTTGTGCTGCGACCTGCGCATCGCGGCCCAATCGGCGCGCTTCAAGGCCGGCTACACCAGCATGGCCTACTCGCCAGACGCCGGTGCCAGCTGGCATCTGCCGCGCCTGATAGGCAGTGAGCAGGCCAAGCGCCTGCTGTTCCTCGACGAACTGTGGAGCGCCGACCGTGCCCTGGCTGCCGGCCTGGTCGGTGAAGTCGTCGCCGATGAGCAACTGCACGCCCAGGCTACCGACCTCGCCACCCGCCTGGCCAACGGCCCGACCTTCGCCTTTGCCCAGGCCAAGACCCTGATTCGTGAAGGTGCCGACCGCAGCCTGCCCGAGCAACTGCAGGCCGAACTGGCTGCTGGCCTGTTGTGCGGGCGCAGTGCCGATGGCGCCGAAGCCCTGCGTGCATCCATGGAAAAACGCCTCCCGAATTTCTGCGGCAAATAA
- a CDS encoding acyl-CoA dehydrogenase family protein, with protein MNFQLSQEQDMLVDAVRSFVAKELLPHEEAVDRADEVSPELAAQIRDKAIAAGFYAFNMPEEVGGGGLDYLSQALIERELSKVSWALHVFVARPSKILMACTGSQVGDYLLPCVQGRKVDCFALTEPGAGSDANAIKTRAVRSGDDFVINGSKHFISHAGHADFAIVFAVTDTYEHNGRQRNAVTSFLVDRGTPGMTIRRGPKCVSNRGYHTYEMFFDDCRVPASKVLGEVGKGWDVANAWLTAGRVMVAANCVGQAQRALDVSLQWAADRKQFGQPIGTYQGVSFKLADMATQIRAAELLTLHTAWKMDQGSMTDGEAGMAKLFASETLGKVADEAVQIFGGMGLMDEGPVERIWRNARIERIWEGTSEIQRHIIARELLRPLLR; from the coding sequence ATGAATTTCCAACTCAGCCAAGAGCAAGACATGTTGGTGGACGCGGTACGCAGTTTTGTTGCCAAGGAATTGTTGCCCCATGAGGAGGCGGTGGACCGTGCCGATGAGGTCTCGCCCGAGTTGGCTGCGCAGATTCGCGACAAGGCGATTGCCGCGGGTTTCTATGCGTTCAACATGCCGGAAGAGGTGGGTGGCGGTGGCCTGGATTACCTGTCCCAGGCCCTGATCGAGCGGGAATTGTCCAAGGTCTCATGGGCGCTGCATGTGTTTGTCGCGCGGCCGTCCAAGATCCTCATGGCGTGTACGGGATCACAGGTTGGCGATTACCTGTTGCCGTGTGTGCAGGGCAGGAAAGTCGACTGTTTTGCCCTCACCGAACCCGGCGCCGGTTCCGATGCCAATGCCATCAAGACCCGCGCAGTGCGCAGTGGCGATGACTTCGTGATCAATGGCAGCAAGCACTTTATCAGCCATGCCGGGCACGCCGATTTCGCCATCGTGTTCGCGGTCACCGATACCTACGAACACAACGGTCGGCAGCGCAATGCGGTGACCTCGTTTCTCGTCGATCGCGGCACGCCTGGCATGACCATTCGCCGTGGCCCCAAGTGCGTCAGCAACCGTGGCTACCACACCTATGAAATGTTCTTCGACGACTGCCGCGTGCCGGCCTCCAAGGTGCTGGGCGAGGTGGGCAAGGGCTGGGACGTGGCCAACGCCTGGCTCACCGCCGGCCGTGTGATGGTTGCCGCTAACTGCGTCGGCCAGGCCCAGCGTGCGTTGGATGTGTCGCTGCAATGGGCGGCGGACCGCAAGCAATTCGGCCAGCCCATCGGCACTTATCAAGGCGTGAGCTTCAAGTTGGCGGACATGGCCACGCAGATCCGCGCGGCTGAACTGCTGACCCTGCACACCGCCTGGAAGATGGACCAGGGCAGCATGACCGACGGCGAGGCCGGCATGGCCAAGTTGTTCGCCAGTGAAACCCTGGGCAAGGTCGCCGACGAGGCTGTGCAGATCTTCGGTGGCATGGGCTTGATGGATGAAGGGCCGGTGGAACGCATCTGGCGCAACGCGCG